A portion of the Streptomyces sp. NBC_01335 genome contains these proteins:
- a CDS encoding non-ribosomal peptide synthetase/type I polyketide synthase — protein MADATNDVSTGKIAIIGIGCRLPGGASDHRAFWQNLLDGKDCVTPTPPDRYDVTTHRSGHRDKPGRLVGGRGGYIDGFDEFEPAFFGISRREADHMDPQQRKLLEVAWEALEDGGQRPADLAGSNTAVYVGAFTLDYKILQFSDLSFETLAAHTATGTMMTMVSNRISHSFDFRGPSLSVDTACSSSLVAVHLACQSLKRRESDLALAGGVLLHMAPQYTVAESKGGFLSPEGRSRTFDAQADGYVRAEGVGLVALKRLEDAVRDGDPIHAVILGSGVNQDGRTNGITVPNGEAQVSLVRQVCAEAGITPGDLQYMEAHGTSTPVGDPIEANALSRALAIGRAPGAPCYVGSVKANIGHTESAAGIAGLIKTALSLKHRTIPPHINLERVNPAIDRDSSPYEIPDRVTPWPVHEGPARAGVNSFGFGGTNAHLVLEEAPERAPGHQVSPAPERGWNILPLTSRHPDALVPIAEGVRGELAGERGPAVSLADLGHTLAHRRQHLESRLSVVHSSRESLDEALAAYLRDEAHPRVVQSKQLDPQDRRLVQVFTGMGPQWWGMGRGLLASEPVFRDTVAACDREIRSIAGWSLLDEMTADEDRSRMAETWLAQPANFAVQIGLAALWRSYGVRPDAVVGHSTGEIAAFYEAGVYSLEDAVAVAVHRSRLQHTLAGAGTMLAVGLPEDEAERRVRPFGPRISVAAVNSPASVTLAGDEAVLTALAESLRAEEVFVKFLAVEVPYHSAAMDRIKDELLDSLADITPRPARVPLYLTGVDGVAEGTELDAGYWWKNVRDRVRFRAAVDRLADDGYRLFLEVGPHPVLGHAIRECLEAGGRTAFSVPSVRRAEDENERFALSLATLHNLGVPVAWDVLHPAGETVPLPRYPWRRDRHWTEPGSVAQVRLGLLDHPLLGRRTSHAEPTWQSRLDTETLPYLADHRIQDTVVFPAAGYLEMAVQAVRTLTGGTHVVLADIDLRKALFLAEDEARTVQLSVSLEDGDFTIASVPAGPDAERAVHASGVVRSAQRRSAGPALDTDAVRGRSTHRLGAEECYAGLAALGYHYGPAFRAVQEVWIGTGEVLARIVPTAEIGDDASRHHIHPTLLDACFQSLLTPQILAAETPAPGTGIRLPLSLDEMSLSPVGDRPLWVHGTVSRSDGDELVGDLALYAEDGTALGFLRGFRAADVEKASAAVSRSTIDSWLAEPAWIDRPWTGAPEDSSSLAAGTGEQDWLVLADGGGLGDAFADLVTARGDRCRVVRADTSQGRPVRDGEFAVAPESAEHLERLFADLDRDGTSFGGTVVHLWNLDLPELPACERKGLARAAGTGAYSLVALARILAARRTGGRLHVVTRGAQPVSPGETVEPLAAPAWGVTRVLRHQELVGHRGKLVDLDPAREAGAPGLRADAEALLREFLTDDEEEIGLRGDRRATSRLLPAEGLTRPLPLRLRADGSYLVTGAFGALGRLLCRTLVKRGARRLILMGRTPVPPRQEWAAADPATAAGRAVALLRELEAFGAQPVLAPVDVTDEDALTGWLDAYRRRGGAPVRGVFHLAGQVRDTLVAEMDRTTFDAVLDPKVMGAYLLDRHLRDEPLDHFVLFASIASLLTTAGQTNYAAGNAFLDALAHRRRAQGLPALSLDWGPWATGMIEELGLVDHYLHSRGMSSLSPDAGMSVLERVIGQDRAQLLVATVVDWPTFLAWYDSPPPLVSELAASAREQVAEGGNGFLDTFRRAGEAERRALVVERFTSLTATVLRTAQEEIDPSGGLGGLGLDSLLAMELRARVQADLGIALPVVALLSGTPVGQLADQLYQGLLERVAADAAGDGGTTSAVEVFTDERSHPLTQNQKALWFLKQLNPEGYAYNIGGAVEVRAELEPDLMFEAVRRLIARHPALRTNFHLEDGQPVQRTTSGAEPDLALFDVQGQEWEEIRRTIIREYRKPYDLERDPLVRFRLFKREPGRWVIMKAVHHIVSDAISTFTFIEELLAVHESLKQGREPALPPVGARYLDFLNQQNRFLASREAGAMLEYWRSHLPAEVPLLDLPVDGARPAVQTHNGASEFFVLDDGLSARVHALAQQHGVTPFMVLLSAYYVLLHRYSGQDHVVVGSPVTGRTQQEFSSVYGYFVNPLPLHADLSGAPTVAELLEQVRSTVLNGLDNQEYPFVLLVEELGLQHDPSRSAVFQAMFILLTHKVATEQYGYRLEYIELPEEEGQFDLTLSAYEDEAEGRFHCVLKYNSDLFRPATVRRMAAHYVRLLESMTRAAAELPTPRLEMLEAPERERLVGEWSGARALPARTGPAAAGARPVHRLIEEAAAARPDAVAVSMPSLSGETARMTYGELDRRANARARRLRDLGVSAGSVVGVCLDKSPELVVTLLAVLKAGGAYLPVHPDQPADRVAHVLRHAEAALLVAENARAPWAEGLPVLVTTLDGLRGTESDGPAPRVETDPDAPAYVINTSGSTGRPKAVRVSHRSLASAYAAWLREYRLDGSGVHLQMAEPSFDVFTGDLVRALCSGGSLVLADRDLIFDTPRLYRTMRSERVDCAEFVPAVVRGLMDHCAREGARLDFLRLLVVGSDAWKVAEYTRLRELCGPGTRVINSYGLTEATIDSAFFEGPADDLEPGLMVPIGRPLPNSTLHVLDAHGEPVPPGVPGELWIGGEGVALGYAGDPEQTAARFVTRRLSRESGAPPERLYRTGDLARWDTEGRVHLLGRGDHQVKLRGHRIEIGEIEAHLAGWPGLARAVVAVRPDAAGDATLCAYCVAEPGAVLDRRALRRHLAGALPSYMVPSHVTELDALPLTPHGKVDVTALPVPVSGDRQQSYEAPVTLYEVSMARHWGALLGMERAGLGDDFFESGGSSIKLIELLHHLRTEFGVSIPVSRLYQVTTLHGMAAAVEELVNSTSAEELPYLTFNPGPGRPVFCFPPAGGHGLVYRGLAEQLAEYRHRTVAFNYVPGDDKVARYADLVESVEPDGPCLLLGYSLGGNLAFEVAKELESRGREVGRVVVLDSRRIMEAYEPGEEGIKTFEAELGRHIHLHTGSEVVTRTVLEHAAEYLEFCGRTPNTGTVAARVGVVTDEEKAGLYAAGVPGAWHGSSTTGTRVLKGSGVHADMLGPKHLPRNAALVRALLTGDDGHAG, from the coding sequence TTGGCTGACGCGACCAACGACGTTTCGACGGGCAAAATCGCGATCATCGGCATCGGCTGCCGCTTGCCCGGCGGAGCTTCGGACCACCGTGCTTTCTGGCAGAACCTGTTGGACGGCAAGGACTGCGTCACCCCCACGCCGCCGGACCGCTACGACGTCACGACCCACCGGAGCGGTCACCGGGACAAGCCCGGCCGGCTGGTGGGCGGCCGGGGCGGATACATCGACGGCTTCGACGAGTTCGAACCCGCCTTCTTCGGCATCAGCCGTCGCGAGGCCGACCACATGGACCCCCAGCAGCGCAAGCTCCTGGAGGTGGCCTGGGAGGCCCTGGAGGACGGCGGCCAGCGGCCGGCGGACCTGGCGGGCAGCAACACCGCCGTGTACGTCGGCGCGTTCACGCTCGACTACAAGATCCTGCAGTTCTCCGACCTGAGCTTCGAGACCCTCGCGGCCCACACCGCGACCGGCACCATGATGACGATGGTCTCCAACCGGATCTCGCACTCCTTCGACTTCCGGGGCCCCAGCCTCTCCGTCGACACCGCGTGCAGCTCCTCCCTGGTCGCCGTCCACCTGGCCTGCCAGAGCCTGAAGCGCCGGGAGAGCGATCTGGCGCTCGCGGGCGGGGTGCTGCTGCACATGGCACCGCAGTACACCGTCGCGGAGTCCAAGGGCGGGTTCCTGTCGCCCGAGGGCCGTTCCCGCACGTTCGACGCCCAGGCGGACGGATACGTGCGCGCCGAGGGGGTCGGTCTGGTGGCGCTGAAGCGCCTGGAGGACGCGGTACGCGACGGTGACCCGATCCACGCGGTGATCCTCGGCAGCGGGGTCAACCAGGACGGCCGGACCAATGGCATAACCGTCCCCAACGGAGAAGCCCAGGTCTCCCTCGTGCGGCAGGTCTGCGCCGAGGCCGGCATCACCCCGGGCGACCTGCAGTACATGGAGGCGCACGGCACCTCCACGCCCGTGGGCGACCCGATCGAGGCCAACGCCCTCTCGCGCGCCCTCGCCATCGGGCGTGCCCCGGGAGCTCCTTGCTACGTCGGTTCCGTGAAGGCGAACATCGGGCACACCGAGTCGGCCGCCGGAATCGCCGGGCTGATCAAGACGGCCCTCTCGCTCAAGCACCGCACCATCCCGCCGCACATCAATCTCGAACGCGTCAACCCCGCCATCGACCGGGACTCCTCGCCGTACGAGATCCCCGACCGGGTCACCCCGTGGCCCGTCCACGAGGGACCGGCGCGGGCCGGTGTGAACTCCTTCGGCTTCGGTGGCACCAACGCGCACCTCGTCCTGGAGGAGGCACCGGAGCGTGCCCCCGGCCACCAGGTGTCCCCCGCACCGGAGCGCGGCTGGAACATCCTCCCGCTGACCTCGCGGCACCCCGACGCGCTCGTGCCGATCGCGGAGGGCGTCCGCGGTGAACTCGCGGGCGAGCGGGGCCCGGCCGTCTCCCTCGCCGACCTCGGCCACACCCTGGCGCACCGGCGTCAGCACCTGGAGTCCCGGCTCTCCGTGGTCCACTCCTCCCGGGAGTCGCTCGACGAGGCCCTGGCCGCGTACCTCCGGGACGAAGCCCACCCCCGGGTGGTCCAGTCGAAGCAGCTGGACCCCCAGGACCGCCGCCTGGTCCAGGTGTTCACCGGCATGGGCCCGCAGTGGTGGGGCATGGGGCGCGGACTGCTGGCGAGCGAACCCGTGTTCCGGGACACGGTCGCCGCGTGCGACCGGGAGATCAGGAGTATCGCGGGCTGGTCCCTCCTCGACGAGATGACGGCCGACGAGGACCGGTCCCGGATGGCGGAGACGTGGCTGGCGCAGCCGGCCAACTTCGCGGTGCAGATCGGGCTGGCGGCCCTGTGGCGTTCGTACGGCGTGCGCCCGGACGCGGTCGTGGGGCACAGCACCGGAGAGATCGCGGCCTTCTACGAGGCGGGCGTCTACTCCCTGGAGGACGCGGTCGCGGTCGCCGTCCACCGCAGCCGCCTCCAGCACACCCTGGCCGGCGCGGGCACCATGCTCGCCGTCGGTCTGCCCGAGGACGAGGCGGAGCGGCGGGTGCGGCCCTTCGGACCGCGGATCTCGGTGGCGGCCGTCAACAGCCCGGCCTCCGTCACCCTGGCCGGGGACGAGGCAGTGCTCACCGCGCTGGCGGAATCGCTCCGGGCCGAAGAGGTCTTCGTGAAGTTCCTGGCGGTCGAAGTCCCGTACCACAGCGCCGCGATGGACCGGATCAAGGACGAGCTGCTGGACTCCCTGGCGGACATCACGCCCCGCCCGGCGCGTGTTCCCCTCTACCTCACCGGTGTGGACGGGGTCGCCGAGGGCACCGAGCTGGACGCGGGGTACTGGTGGAAGAACGTCCGCGACCGGGTGCGTTTCCGCGCCGCCGTGGACCGGCTCGCCGACGACGGCTACCGGCTCTTCCTGGAGGTCGGCCCGCACCCGGTCCTCGGGCACGCGATCCGCGAATGCCTGGAGGCCGGCGGCCGGACGGCCTTCTCCGTGCCCTCGGTTCGCCGCGCGGAGGACGAGAACGAGCGCTTCGCCCTCTCCCTCGCCACCCTGCACAACCTCGGCGTCCCCGTCGCGTGGGACGTGCTCCACCCCGCCGGTGAGACCGTCCCGCTGCCCCGTTACCCCTGGCGGCGCGACCGCCACTGGACGGAGCCCGGCTCCGTCGCCCAGGTCAGGCTCGGCCTGCTCGACCACCCGCTGCTGGGGCGCCGTACCAGCCATGCCGAACCCACGTGGCAGTCCCGGCTCGACACCGAGACCCTGCCGTACCTCGCCGACCACCGCATCCAGGACACCGTGGTCTTCCCCGCCGCCGGCTATCTGGAGATGGCGGTCCAGGCCGTACGGACCCTCACCGGGGGCACCCACGTGGTGCTCGCCGACATCGACCTGCGCAAGGCGCTCTTTCTCGCGGAGGACGAGGCGAGGACCGTCCAGCTCTCCGTGTCCCTGGAGGACGGGGACTTCACGATCGCGTCCGTCCCCGCCGGGCCGGACGCGGAGCGCGCCGTGCACGCGAGCGGGGTGGTCCGCTCCGCACAGCGCCGCTCGGCCGGACCCGCGCTGGACACCGACGCGGTCCGAGGACGGAGTACGCACCGGCTCGGCGCCGAGGAGTGCTACGCCGGACTGGCCGCACTGGGCTACCACTACGGCCCCGCCTTCCGGGCCGTCCAGGAGGTCTGGATCGGCACCGGCGAAGTGCTGGCACGGATCGTCCCGACGGCGGAGATCGGCGACGACGCCTCCCGCCACCACATTCATCCGACCCTGCTGGACGCCTGCTTCCAGAGCCTGCTGACGCCCCAGATCCTGGCGGCGGAGACGCCCGCGCCCGGCACCGGAATCCGGCTGCCGCTCTCCCTCGACGAGATGAGCCTCTCCCCCGTCGGCGACCGGCCGCTCTGGGTGCACGGCACGGTGTCGCGCAGCGACGGCGACGAACTCGTCGGCGACCTTGCGTTGTACGCGGAGGACGGCACGGCACTCGGGTTTTTACGCGGATTCCGCGCGGCCGACGTGGAGAAGGCGTCGGCCGCCGTCTCCCGGAGCACCATCGACTCCTGGCTCGCCGAACCCGCCTGGATCGACCGCCCGTGGACCGGGGCGCCCGAGGACTCCTCCTCCCTCGCGGCAGGGACCGGTGAACAGGACTGGCTGGTCCTCGCGGACGGCGGCGGCCTCGGGGACGCCTTCGCCGATCTGGTGACCGCGCGGGGCGACCGCTGCCGTGTGGTGCGGGCGGACACGTCGCAGGGGCGGCCGGTCCGGGACGGCGAGTTCGCCGTCGCACCGGAGTCCGCCGAGCATCTGGAGCGGCTCTTCGCCGATCTGGACCGGGACGGCACGTCCTTCGGGGGCACCGTCGTCCACCTGTGGAACCTCGACCTGCCGGAGCTCCCGGCCTGTGAGCGCAAGGGGCTGGCACGGGCGGCCGGAACCGGCGCCTACTCCCTCGTCGCGCTCGCCCGGATTCTCGCCGCACGGCGTACCGGCGGCCGGCTCCACGTGGTCACCCGGGGCGCGCAGCCCGTGTCACCGGGCGAGACGGTCGAGCCGCTCGCGGCTCCGGCCTGGGGCGTCACACGGGTACTGCGCCACCAGGAGCTGGTCGGTCACCGCGGCAAGCTGGTCGACCTGGACCCGGCGCGGGAGGCCGGCGCACCGGGTCTCCGGGCCGACGCCGAGGCCCTGCTGCGCGAGTTCCTGACCGACGACGAGGAGGAGATCGGGCTGCGGGGCGACCGCCGCGCGACCAGTCGCCTCCTTCCCGCCGAGGGGCTGACCAGACCGCTGCCGCTCAGGCTGCGCGCGGACGGGAGCTATCTGGTCACCGGTGCGTTCGGGGCGCTGGGCCGGCTCCTGTGCCGGACCCTCGTGAAACGCGGCGCCCGCCGGCTGATCCTGATGGGCCGCACCCCGGTCCCGCCGCGCCAGGAGTGGGCGGCTGCCGACCCGGCGACCGCCGCCGGCCGGGCCGTCGCGCTTCTCCGGGAGCTGGAGGCCTTCGGCGCGCAGCCGGTACTGGCACCGGTGGACGTGACCGACGAGGACGCGCTCACCGGCTGGCTCGACGCGTACCGGCGCCGGGGTGGCGCCCCGGTGCGCGGCGTGTTCCATCTCGCCGGGCAGGTACGCGACACGCTCGTCGCGGAGATGGACCGGACCACCTTCGACGCGGTGCTGGACCCGAAGGTCATGGGCGCGTACCTGCTCGACCGGCATCTGCGGGACGAGCCGCTCGACCACTTCGTGCTCTTCGCCTCGATCGCCTCGCTGCTGACGACCGCCGGTCAGACCAACTACGCCGCGGGCAACGCCTTCCTGGACGCGCTGGCGCACCGGCGGCGTGCCCAGGGGCTGCCCGCGCTGAGTCTGGACTGGGGCCCGTGGGCGACCGGCATGATCGAGGAGCTCGGTCTGGTCGACCACTATCTGCACAGCCGGGGCATGAGCTCGTTGTCCCCGGACGCCGGTATGAGTGTGCTGGAGCGGGTCATCGGGCAGGACCGGGCCCAGTTGCTGGTCGCGACCGTCGTCGACTGGCCGACGTTCCTGGCCTGGTACGACTCGCCTCCCCCGCTGGTCTCCGAGCTCGCCGCGAGCGCCCGTGAGCAGGTGGCGGAGGGGGGCAACGGCTTCCTCGACACCTTCCGGCGCGCCGGGGAGGCGGAGCGCCGTGCCCTGGTGGTCGAGCGGTTCACCTCGCTCACCGCCACCGTGCTGCGTACGGCGCAGGAGGAGATCGACCCGTCCGGCGGACTCGGTGGCCTGGGGCTCGACTCGCTGCTCGCGATGGAGCTCCGGGCCCGGGTGCAGGCCGATCTCGGCATCGCGCTGCCGGTGGTCGCCCTGCTGAGCGGCACCCCTGTCGGCCAGTTGGCCGACCAGTTGTACCAGGGGCTGCTGGAACGCGTGGCGGCGGACGCCGCCGGGGACGGCGGAACGACGAGCGCCGTGGAGGTGTTCACCGACGAGCGCAGTCACCCGCTGACCCAGAACCAGAAGGCGCTCTGGTTCCTCAAGCAGCTCAACCCCGAGGGGTACGCGTACAACATCGGCGGTGCGGTGGAGGTACGCGCCGAGCTCGAACCGGACCTGATGTTCGAGGCCGTGCGCCGGCTCATCGCCCGGCACCCCGCGCTGCGCACCAACTTCCATCTGGAGGACGGGCAGCCGGTGCAGCGAACGACGTCGGGGGCGGAGCCCGACCTCGCTCTCTTCGACGTCCAGGGCCAGGAGTGGGAGGAGATCCGGCGGACGATCATCCGCGAGTACCGCAAGCCGTACGACCTCGAACGCGACCCGCTGGTGCGGTTCCGGCTCTTCAAGCGTGAGCCGGGCCGCTGGGTCATCATGAAGGCGGTCCACCACATCGTCTCGGACGCGATCTCGACCTTCACCTTCATCGAGGAACTGCTCGCTGTCCACGAGTCCCTGAAGCAGGGGCGGGAGCCCGCGCTGCCGCCGGTGGGCGCGCGGTACCTCGACTTCCTCAACCAGCAGAACCGCTTCCTGGCGAGCCGGGAGGCCGGCGCGATGCTGGAGTACTGGCGGTCGCACCTGCCCGCCGAGGTCCCCCTGCTGGACCTGCCGGTGGACGGGGCGCGCCCGGCCGTGCAGACGCACAACGGCGCGTCCGAGTTCTTCGTCCTGGACGACGGCCTCAGCGCCCGGGTGCACGCGCTGGCGCAGCAGCACGGGGTGACGCCGTTCATGGTGCTGCTGAGCGCGTACTACGTCCTCCTGCACCGCTACTCCGGGCAGGACCACGTCGTGGTCGGCAGCCCGGTGACCGGCCGGACCCAGCAGGAGTTCTCCTCGGTCTACGGCTACTTCGTCAACCCGCTCCCCCTGCACGCGGACCTCTCGGGCGCGCCGACGGTCGCCGAGCTGCTGGAGCAGGTCCGCTCCACCGTGCTGAACGGCCTGGACAACCAGGAGTACCCGTTCGTGCTGCTGGTCGAGGAGCTGGGGCTCCAGCACGACCCGAGCCGCTCCGCGGTGTTCCAGGCGATGTTCATCCTGCTCACCCACAAGGTGGCCACCGAGCAGTACGGCTACCGGCTGGAGTACATCGAACTCCCCGAGGAGGAGGGCCAGTTCGACCTGACCCTGTCGGCGTACGAGGACGAGGCGGAGGGGCGCTTCCACTGCGTGCTGAAGTACAACTCCGACCTCTTCCGGCCGGCGACCGTCCGCCGGATGGCCGCGCACTACGTCCGGTTGCTGGAGAGCATGACCCGTGCGGCGGCGGAACTGCCGACGCCCCGGCTGGAGATGCTGGAAGCCCCGGAGCGTGAGCGGCTGGTGGGCGAGTGGAGCGGCGCCCGCGCGCTGCCGGCCCGCACCGGGCCGGCGGCGGCCGGCGCCCGCCCGGTCCACCGGCTGATCGAGGAGGCCGCCGCCGCCCGGCCCGACGCGGTCGCGGTCTCGATGCCCTCCCTGTCCGGGGAGACGGCGCGGATGACCTACGGCGAGCTGGACCGCCGGGCGAACGCGCGGGCGCGGCGCCTGCGCGACCTGGGGGTTTCCGCCGGGTCGGTCGTCGGGGTCTGCCTGGACAAGTCGCCGGAACTGGTGGTCACGCTGCTCGCCGTGCTGAAGGCGGGAGGTGCCTACCTTCCGGTCCATCCGGACCAGCCGGCGGACCGGGTCGCGCACGTGCTGCGCCACGCCGAGGCCGCTCTGCTGGTCGCCGAGAACGCGCGCGCCCCGTGGGCGGAGGGCCTGCCCGTCCTCGTGACGACCCTGGACGGTCTGCGCGGCACGGAGTCGGACGGACCGGCCCCGCGGGTGGAGACGGACCCGGACGCGCCGGCCTACGTGATCAACACCTCGGGTTCCACCGGCCGGCCCAAGGCGGTCCGGGTGAGCCACCGGAGCCTGGCCTCGGCGTACGCCGCATGGCTGCGGGAGTACCGGCTCGACGGGTCGGGCGTCCATCTCCAGATGGCGGAGCCCTCGTTCGACGTGTTCACCGGCGACCTGGTGCGGGCCCTGTGCTCGGGAGGGAGCCTGGTGCTGGCCGACCGGGACCTGATCTTCGACACGCCCCGGCTGTACCGCACCATGCGGAGCGAGCGGGTGGACTGCGCGGAGTTCGTCCCCGCCGTGGTGCGGGGTCTGATGGACCACTGCGCGCGGGAGGGCGCACGGCTCGACTTCCTTCGGCTCCTGGTGGTCGGTTCGGACGCCTGGAAGGTCGCGGAGTACACCCGGCTGCGCGAGCTCTGCGGGCCCGGGACCCGGGTGATCAACTCCTACGGTCTCACCGAGGCCACGATCGACAGCGCCTTCTTCGAGGGGCCCGCCGACGACCTGGAGCCGGGGCTGATGGTGCCGATCGGCCGCCCGCTGCCCAACAGCACGCTCCATGTCCTCGACGCGCACGGTGAACCGGTGCCGCCGGGTGTGCCGGGCGAGCTGTGGATCGGGGGCGAGGGTGTGGCCCTGGGATACGCCGGCGACCCGGAGCAGACCGCGGCGCGCTTCGTCACCCGGCGACTGAGCCGGGAGTCCGGGGCGCCGCCGGAGCGCCTGTACCGGACCGGGGACCTGGCGCGCTGGGACACCGAGGGCAGGGTGCACCTCCTCGGGCGCGGCGACCACCAGGTCAAGCTGCGGGGCCACCGGATCGAGATCGGTGAGATCGAGGCGCATCTGGCGGGCTGGCCGGGTCTCGCCCGGGCGGTGGTGGCCGTCCGCCCGGACGCCGCCGGGGACGCCACGCTCTGCGCGTACTGCGTGGCGGAGCCGGGGGCGGTGCTCGACCGGCGGGCGCTGCGCCGCCATCTCGCGGGCGCCCTGCCCTCGTACATGGTGCCCTCGCACGTCACCGAGCTCGACGCGCTGCCGCTCACCCCGCACGGGAAGGTCGACGTCACGGCGCTGCCGGTGCCGGTGAGCGGGGACCGGCAGCAGTCGTACGAAGCACCGGTGACCCTGTACGAGGTGAGCATGGCCCGGCACTGGGGGGCGCTCCTCGGGATGGAGCGGGCGGGGCTCGGGGACGACTTCTTCGAGTCCGGCGGGAGTTCCATCAAGCTGATCGAGCTCCTCCACCATCTGCGCACGGAGTTCGGCGTCAGCATCCCGGTCAGCCGGCTCTACCAGGTCACCACGTTGCACGGCATGGCCGCGGCGGTGGAGGAGCTCGTCAACAGCACGTCCGCCGAGGAGCTGCCCTATCTGACCTTCAACCCCGGCCCGGGGCGGCCCGTCTTCTGCTTCCCTCCGGCCGGCGGCCACGGTCTGGTCTACCGGGGGCTCGCGGAGCAGCTCGCGGAGTACCGGCACCGCACCGTCGCCTTCAACTACGTGCCGGGCGATGACAAGGTGGCCCGCTACGCCGATCTGGTGGAGTCCGTCGAGCCGGACGGTCCCTGCCTGCTGCTCGGCTATTCGCTCGGCGGCAACCTCGCGTTCGAGGTGGCGAAGGAGCTGGAGTCGAGAGGCCGCGAGGTGGGCCGGGTGGTGGTGCTCGACTCCCGCCGCATCATGGAGGCGTACGAGCCGGGAGAGGAAGGGATCAAGACCTTCGAGGCGGAGCTGGGCCGCCACATCCATCTGCACACGGGTTCGGAGGTCGTCACCCGGACCGTCCTGGAACACGCCGCGGAGTACCTGGAGTTCTGCGGCAGGACGCCCAACACCGGGACGGTGGCCGCCCGGGTGGGCGTGGTGACGGACGAGGAGAAGGCCGGCCTCTACGCGGCCGGTGTCCCCGGCGCCTGGCACGGCAGCTCCACCACCGGGACGCGTGTCCTGAAGGGCTCCGGTGTCCACGCCGACATGCTCGGTCCCAAGCATCTGCCCCGCAACGCCGCGCTGGTGCGCGCCCTGCTGACGGGAGACGACGGCCATGCGGGATGA
- a CDS encoding sterol desaturase family protein, with product MLTATLLVATAALVLDWNPERVSSFFLIGTLIYLTVLERLIPHRRDWHPDGAEWRWYGVYFLLTMAGSALAQFSVTTAVGRISPTDPALPLGAEVPAALLCGSLAGYLVHRLGHTNPVLWRLHGVHHVPQKVNVANNGVNHVLDTVLAQGVVQLTLALAGFSQQSVLASGLFVAAQGYFVHANIDVRIGRLNHVLASPEQHRLHHSADLAEAGHYGSDLSCWDHLFGSFTWRPGREPAAVGLSDPTSFPGTGEILGSLLRPWRRAKRPGDGTA from the coding sequence CTGCTGACGGCCACCCTGCTGGTGGCGACGGCGGCACTGGTGCTGGACTGGAATCCCGAACGCGTGAGTTCATTTTTCCTCATCGGTACCCTGATCTATCTCACCGTCCTCGAAAGACTGATTCCACACCGGCGCGACTGGCACCCCGACGGAGCGGAATGGCGTTGGTACGGCGTCTATTTCCTGCTGACCATGGCCGGGAGCGCGCTTGCGCAGTTCTCTGTCACGACGGCGGTGGGAAGAATCTCGCCGACCGATCCGGCGCTCCCGCTCGGGGCCGAGGTACCGGCCGCGCTGCTGTGCGGTTCGCTCGCCGGTTATCTGGTCCACCGGCTGGGGCACACCAACCCCGTTCTGTGGCGACTGCACGGGGTCCATCACGTCCCGCAGAAGGTCAACGTCGCCAACAACGGCGTCAACCACGTCCTCGACACGGTCCTCGCCCAGGGCGTCGTGCAACTCACCCTGGCACTCGCCGGATTCTCCCAGCAGTCCGTTCTCGCGTCGGGGCTCTTCGTCGCCGCGCAGGGCTACTTCGTCCACGCCAACATCGACGTGCGGATCGGCCGGCTCAACCACGTCCTGGCCAGCCCGGAACAGCACCGCCTGCACCACAGCGCGGACCTCGCCGAGGCGGGCCACTACGGCTCCGACCTGTCCTGCTGGGACCACCTCTTCGGAAGTTTCACCTGGCGTCCCGGCCGTGAGCCGGCCGCGGTCGGGCTCAGCGATCCCACCTCGTTTCCCGGGACCGGCGAGATCCTCGGCAGTCTCCTCCGTCCGTGGCGCCGCGCGAAGCGGCCCGGGGACGGCACCGCCTGA